The nucleotide sequence TGGTTGACCCATTCTGGGTTATCTATAAAAGGATTGCGATTATTCTGATATTCAAAAACATCATTGTTGCGATCCTGCTCACGCTGGTTTACAGGATCTTCATTGTGCCATTGTACCAATAGATCGATGAACCATTGCTCATACCATTGATTCTTGTTGGGTCCACCACGTGGATCGCTTACGTTAGCATCCTTATCATCCCAAGAGCTGTCGTCCCAATTATCTTCATATCGGGTAGCAAAATACAAAAGGCTGCGAGCGATGTCTCCTTTAAATTCATCGATAGGCTCAAATACGGTTTGTGTAAATCCTGGAGTAGCAGATGGTCCTACCTTACTGCCATTGCGCGAGGTAAAGGTTGGGTTATTCACTTCGCCAAAAGGAAAGTTACTACGTCTTCCATTCACTTGACCGTCTGTAGGCACGACGTGGTGCGCATCGTTGCGCATGATGTCCTCTTGATTAAAAAAACCTTGTGGATACAGGTGCTCGCGATTGTAGCAACCACCTTCATTGGCACTTACATTCCCGCAATTATCGTTGAACGAGTACACATAGGGATCTGGCCCATCAGGATTTTCAGAATATATGTCTAGAATGGTGAACGATTGATTGTCGTCGTAGTAATCATCGTTGTCAGATGTCTGGTAAAGATCAATAAGATCACCATACGACTGTCCATTAAAACCGTTGGTAATGATTTCCTTAAGTTCGGTTTTGAGTTCGTAGCCTGTTAGGCCTTGAGCGCTGCTGTAATAACCATCTGGCGGTTGTGCAGCACCTAGAACAACACTTAGAAATAGGGTAGAGAGTAATGCTATTCTCATAGGGGAACAAGTTTATTTTTTCTTTTTCATCAAGGCCATGTAAAACCCATCAAATCCATCTTTGTGAGCCATCAGCGACTGGGAATCTAACAACTCAAAATCAGCTCCAGATTCAGAATTCAAAAAGGTCTCGACCTGTTTCTCATTCTCTGATGGTAGGATGGAGCAAGTAGCATAGACCATCATGCCTTCTGGCTTTACCACACGACTATAGGATTGCAGAATCTCCTGTTGCGTTTTTCTTATGTTATCTAGAAATTCTGGTTCCAGTTTCCATTTGGCATCAGGATTTCTGCGTAATACGCCTAAACCACTACAAGGTGCATCTATGACAAGGCGGTCCATTTTTCCATCCAATTTTTTGATCACTTTAGTAGAGTCAATCAATCGGGTTTCTATGTTGTGGGCACCAGCGCGACGTGCGCGACGTTTGAGCTCGTTAAGTTTACCGTTGTAAATATCTGTCGAGATGATCTGACCCTTATTTTCCATCAAAGCTGCAAGGTGCAATGATTTGCCTCCAGCACCAGCACAAGAATCCATGACACGCATGCCTGGCTCTACTTGAGCGAAAGGAGCAATGGTCTGCGATCCAGCATCCTGTACCTCAAAAAGGCCATTTTGGAATAATTCGGTTTGAAAGACGTTGGCACGTTCTTTAAGAATCAAGGCATCTGGAAAGCGCTCGTCTGTAGTCGTTGCTATTTCTAGCGCCAGTAATTTTTCCTGTAGTGTTTTAACGTCTGTTTGAAGTGTGTTGGTCCGCAGTACTACATCAGCTTGCTGGTTAAGGGCGCTTATTTCTTTGTTCCACAATTCTTCGCCCAGTTCTTCTTTACCCATTTCATCCATCCAGTCAGGAATGGATTCACGGTATTTGGTAATGGCCGATAGTTCGTCAAATTTTCCTTTGATGCGTCGTACCGGCGTGTTGTAATATTCTTCCCAGGCAGGAACATCATGCCCTTTAAGCACGATCCATACGGCAGTCATGCGCCATAAATCTGCTGGTTTAAATGGCTCTTTTACATTTGCAATCGCAGCATAGAGTCGCTTGTAGCGCACGATATCATAAGTCGTCTCTGCAATAAAACCACGGTCTCTAGAACCCCATCGCGTGTCCCTTTTAAGAATGCGCTGTATGGCTTGATCGGCATATTTGCCGTCATTAAATATGTTGTGTAAGGCATCGACCGTTGCCTGAAGTAAATTGTGGTGAAATCTCATGCTGCAAAAATACATTTATCTCATCGCTCTTAAAGTTATTAAAAGGTTGTTTTTGTAATCGCTTTCGCGAAAGCGAACTATTCCTCAACTTTACCACCTATTTCAATCCTATTCATGAGAAAGATCTTCTTATTTCTATTGCCAGGTTTGTTGCTGTCCTGCAAGAACGACTCAACATCAACATATCAATCACCCAAGGAAGTCTCCATACAATTGGAACCTATATCTACAGATACATTGAGCGTACGGGCGCTGGATGTGAAGGACGGCACCTTCTGGTTTGCAGGTAATCGCAGCACCTACGGTGCTTATCATGACACTTTAGGCAGCATTCAAAAAGGTCGTGTTGTTTTTAACGGCAACGATCAATTGGAACTTAGATCCATCGCGGTTACTGCCGATTACACCTTTATCCTTACGGCTGGAAATCCCGCTTTGATCTATAGGATATCGCACCAAAACGATTCACTGGCGCTGGTGTATGAAGAATCTGGTGAGAAGGTATTTTACGACAGCATGAAATTTTGGAACGACATGGACGGTATTGCCATGGGCGACCCGCAGGAAGATTGTTTTACAGTTTTGACCACCAACGATGGCGGCGACACTTGGTCCAAGATAACTTGCGATAAATTACCTACAATAGTAGAAGGAGAAGCGGCTTATGCGGCTAGCAACTCTAACATTGCCTTGCAAGGTGACCATATATGGATCGCAACAGGTGGCTTGGCTGCCAGAGTATTGCACAGCCCAGATCACGGCAAAACCTGGGAAGTTCAAGAAACGCCTATGACGAGCGGTGGCGAGATGACTGGTATCTATGCGCTGGATTTTTATGACGAAAACCTAGGTGTTATGATAGGCGGCGATTGGAATGCAAAGGATAATAAGATTGCCAATAAGGCGATTACCCGCGATGGCGGTAAAACTTGGAAACTCATCGCCGACGGGAATGGTCCTGGTTATTGCAGCGACATTGCTTTTGTACCTCAAACACATGGTAACGAACTTATCGCTGTAGGTAGCCCTGGAATATGGTGGAGCGGCAATCAAGGCCAAGACTGGAAACAGTTATCAACTACTGGTTTTTACACCATTGCGATGATTGATGATCAACAAGGACTGTTAGCAGGAAACAACCAGATCAGCCGATTTGAACTTGATCGAAAATAGGCTATCGATAAACTGCATTTTTAGCTAAATTTCAAACAATTGATAAACAGGTTGTTATATTTTAATAACCGTTATAAGGATAAATTAACAAGTTCTAGAGCTTCTAAATTGAATCGACGTATTACATTTATCACGGTTTAAGTAAATAAGCAATCAATCTGAAAATTTGTTGTTTATTAAAATATAGCGGTGGAGATCGCTAGTAAAAAGAGCGGTGGAGATCGCTCTTTTTTTATGGAGTAAATCCAGATTATTTAACCGAGTTCAAGATCTCGTTGACAGCAATTTGATAATTTTTTGTATTTCCAGCTTTCTTGATCTTTTTAAACGTCTTTTGTGGGTTGTCAAATTGCTCTGCAAAATAACCCCAGAATCCCTGCATCTTCATTTTGATGGGCGTTGGACCTTGAAGAAACGCATCGTATTGCGTGAAGATCTGATCGTGGAAAGCCCGGAATCGTTCCCAACGATCTGATGGGTGTTCATGAATATTTTGCTTGATCATAAGTGGTAGGTAAGGATCTGCGATGAGTCCGCGGCCTATCATAAAATGTTCAATGCTGGGAAAGCGCTCCAGTCGCTGCTGAAATACTTCTACCGTGGTAATATCTCCATTATAATATAACGTATGCGGCGATTGCTCTATGCATTTTTCAAAGGCATCTAGATGCACGCCACCTTTATATAATTGTTGACCCGTACGAGCGTGGACCGCAATACTTTTAAGCGGATATTTTTTGAGCGTTTCAAAGGCCTCAAGAATCTCTGTCGTCTCGTGATAGCCCAATCGCATTTTCATGGAGATGGTCACATCAGTTTCTGCATGAACTCTTTCGAGAATGTGGTCGATGCCTTCATGATTACAGATAAGTCCAGATCCCATACCGCGTTTGGTCACCATGGGATAGGGACAACCTAGATTCCAGTTGAGCTCTTTATAGCCTAAGGATTTGATATAATTTGCTGCCAGCAGAAACTCATCTGCATCTGCCGTCATGACTTGTGGGATCAGTTCAGGAACCTGATTATTCTCTGGGTCCAGATCTCTTTGATAGGAAGATTTGATTTCCAGTTTCCCGTTGAATCTTATATAGGGAGCATAATAGGTATCAATACCACCATAAAATTCATGCAACGCATTACGGAATCTAAAATCGGTAAAGCCTTGTAATGGTGAGGAAAGTAGTTTGAAATCGCGCATCAATGGGCTGTTTTATACACTCTAGTCAAATCCAAAATATTGATCCCATTGGTTTCCAGTCCATGAACATTCTTGCTGATAAACCTCACGCTCTGGTCATAATATAAAGGAACGATCGCCGCCTGATCAATGATTAGCGAATCCATTTGAACGTATAGACGTTCGCGTGCCTTGGAATCTGGATTGGCTAGTGCCTGCTCATACAGGCGATCATAAGTCTCGTTGGAAAAATGCGTGTAATTGGGCCCGTTGGGCGCAAAGTTGTCAGAATAAAATAGGGAAAGATAATTTTCAGCATCTGGGTAATCGGCTATCCAGCTGGATCTGTAAATATCCAATTGGCCGGCACTGCGCGCTTGTCGCAAGGTTGATGGCGGCATTACTTCTACGTTGACTTGAATGCCTATTTTCTCTAATTCCTTTTGAATGTATTCACACAAATCCAGATAGTTAGCATTCGTACTTATCACCACTTGCGGATTCTCGTCACCTGTTACCTGACGGTATTCGTTCACTAATTTTTGAGCCTCTAAGGGATCATATTCAAAACCTTCTACCTGTCCGCCAGCGGGTAATCCTGCTGGAATGAAACCTTTTGTAGCAGGCGTGCCTATGTTGTTTCTTAAGTATTTGATCATTTGAACCCGATCAAAGCCCAGATTAATGGCACGTCTCAGCTTCAAACTTTGTAATTCCGGTGTGTCACTATCCAGTTGTAGGCCTAGATATTCTGTATTGAGAAACGGAGCTTTAATCATATTCACACTGGACGCATACGCAGGTTTTAAATCACCTTGTGTCGTTAGCAACTCGTCCTTATAGCTAGGATCCAATGCATTGATAAAGTCCAGATTACCTTGGGCAAACTCCAGAAATTCGGACTGTTTGTCATTTTTAAATGTGATCGCCACAGCTTCCAGATAGGGCAGTGGTGCTCCTTTTTCATCACGTTCAAAGTAATGATCGTTGCGTCGCAACACCAGTTTGACATTTTCTTCCCAGCGCTTCATGTAGAAAGGTCCAGTGCCTATGGGATTGGAACGCCGGTCGTAGTCATCCACTAACCGTGAAGCTTCTGGAATGACCGAACAATATTTCATCGTCAACAATCCCAAAAATGCTGGAAACGGTTGTTTCAATTCGATGACTAACTCTTTGGAAGATGCTGCCTTGATTTGTTTGACATTGCTCATGACCCATGCGCCAGGCGAGGCAACGCTGGGATCTGTAAGTCGTTCCAGAGCATATTTAAAATCGGCTGCGGTTACTTTATGTAATGATGTTGAAGTTTTGTTCGCTTTCGCGCCTGCCTGCCGGTCAGGCAGGAAAGCGAAATTATCATGAAAATAAACGCTATCCTTTAATCTAAAGCTATAGGTAAGACCATCGCTGCTAACTCCCAATGAATCAGCAATATCTGGAACCACTTGAAGGTTGTTATCAAGCTTGACCAAACCGTTATACATCAAGTTGCAGGCCCAAATGTTGCGTTGATCCTTGGCAAATGCAGGGTCCATACTTGTGATATTGGCATGCTCGTTATAACGGAAAACAGTCCTAGAATCAATCTGATCTGAACCTTCAGAACAGGCAATAATCATAACGTAAAAAAGTAGGAGAGACCACCATCGATTCATGCTAGCAAAGATAGGGGTTTGATGGACTTGAACATCCATAATTTATCGCTTTGCAAAATGGGTTTTGAAACTTTTTACTGTCTTGAAATGCCAGTATCTTTGCAACTTATTAAAAACGTATTATGAACGCCGTAGCAGACAAGAAATCCGTTGCTTTTTATACTTTGGGATGTAAGCTTAATTTTAGCGAGACATCGACCATCGCGCGCGATTTTGATAAGCAGGGCTACGATCGCAAGGAGTTTGACGAGCCAGCTGATATCTATGTCATCAACACCTGTAGCGTCACTGAAAATGCTGACAAACGTTTCAAGTCTATTGTCAAGAGAGCACAAAAGCAAAATAAAGATGCGTTTACCATTGCCGTAGGCTGCTATGCGCAATTGAAACCAGAAGAACTGGCGGCCGTCGATGGAGTTGATCTGGTGCTGGGTGCCACCGAGAAGTTCAAGATTACAGATTATATCAACCAGCTGTCCAAAGATGAGCCGGCACAAATCCATTCCTGCGAGATTGATGAGGCAGATTTTTATGTGGGATCTTATTCCATAGGTGATCGTACAAGAGCTTTCTTAAAAGTTCAAGATGGTTGTGATTATAAATGTACCTATTGCACCATACCGCTGGCACGAGGTATTTCACGCAGCGATACCATGGAAAATGTATTGCAAAATGCCCGTGATATTGCTGCGCAGGATATCAAGGAAATCGTACTTACCGGCGTCAACATAGGTGATTTTGGGAAAGGTGAATTTGGCAACAAGCTCCATGAGCATACCTTTTTGGATTTGGTGAAAGAACTAGATCAAGTTGAAGGCATTGAGCGTTTGCGCATTTCTTCCATTGAGCCCAATTTGTTGAAGAATGAAACCATTGATTTGGTTTCCAGATCGCGCGCCTTTGTACCGCACTTTCACATTCCGTTGCAGTCAGGTAATAACGAATTGCTGGGAAAAATGAAGCGTCGTTATAATCGTGAGCTTTATGTGGATCGCGTGAACAAGATCAAAGAAGTAATGCCAGATGGCTGCATAGGTGTTGATGTGATCGTAGGTTTTCCTGGTGAGACAGATGCACATTTTATGGATACGTTTAAGTTCCTGAGTGAATTAAATATTTCCTACCTGCACGTGTTCACTTACAGCGAGCGAGAAAATACAGAAGCCGCTGTGATGGATGGCGTCGTGCCCATGAACGTGCGTAAAAAGCGTTCCAAAATGCTGCGTGGCTTATCGGTCAAAAAACGCAGAGCCTTCTATGAGAGTCAGCTAGGTACAACAAAGACAGTTCTCTGGGAAGCTGAAAATAAGGAAGGTTTTATCCATGGTTTTACCGAGAACTACGTAAAGGTCAAAACCTATTACAATCCAGAGCTGGTCAATGAATTACAGACCGTAAAGCTTGATACGATCGATGAAGATGGTATTATTAGGATAGCGTTGGTTTAGTTCGCTTTCCTGCCTGACCGGCAGGCATGCGTGAAAGCGAAATACCATTTTTAGCAAGAATCCATACCATTCAAAGTACCACTTTCAACAAATCTATGTTGAATACAAAATGTCGTAATAAAATAAACGTCCAAACAAAGCTGATCAATTCAGCTGAAAAATGATCGGCAGACCATAAATGACGTTTACTGGTTTTCCTTGCTGCGTGCCGGGTTGCATGTTAGGTAGGCGCTGGATCACTCGTATGGCTTCTTCTTCCAGTAAAGGGTTCAAAGCCTTTGCATAAATATCGATGACATCACCTTGGGCACTAATCTTAAATTGCACATTTATATTAATTTTACCCTTGATGCCTATGGCTTTGGAAACACCTGTATTGAAGTTTTCAGAAACGTGCGCCGTGATTTTTTCCTGCATGCAGCTTTTGTAAGCGGCATTGGACAGCTTTCGTTCACAACCAGGATAGATAGGAACCTGTTCAATTATGGCAAAGGCAGCAGTTTTGTCTTTGTTCTTCTTTTTAGTATCTGTGGAGTCTTTTAAAGCTTCCCTTTCCCTTTTCTTGGTCTCAATTTCCTTACGTCGGTTTATTTTAGTCATACTGCGAGCGAGGCCTATTTGCGCCGTGTAGGCTGCATTATCAGTTGGTTTTGAAACCTGAATGGCTTTTAGGTAGGCTGTTTTGGCTTCTTCTAAGTTATCTAGTGCAAAGTGAATGTTGCCTTCCAGTAATGATGCCATGGCAATATCTTGAACTTCAGATTCCTGCATGGCCTTTTCTACATAATTCAACGCTTTGTCAAATTTCTTTTTGGAGTAGTACTTATAAGACTGGCCCAGTAGCTTTTCATTCTTTTTGCTTATCGATATTTCCGTTTGTGCATAAACCGAAAAGGAGA is from Nonlabens sp. YIK11 and encodes:
- a CDS encoding endonuclease; the protein is MRIALLSTLFLSVVLGAAQPPDGYYSSAQGLTGYELKTELKEIITNGFNGQSYGDLIDLYQTSDNDDYYDDNQSFTILDIYSENPDGPDPYVYSFNDNCGNVSANEGGCYNREHLYPQGFFNQEDIMRNDAHHVVPTDGQVNGRRSNFPFGEVNNPTFTSRNGSKVGPSATPGFTQTVFEPIDEFKGDIARSLLYFATRYEDNWDDSSWDDKDANVSDPRGGPNKNQWYEQWFIDLLVQWHNEDPVNQREQDRNNDVFEYQNNRNPFIDNPEWVNQIWTTTASTSDNSFTTINIFPNPSTGRFQITDLQESVTISVFDVSGRMVKANQTLEGNAFEINGTGVYFVKLNSNLASKTFRVIVK
- the mtaB gene encoding tRNA (N(6)-L-threonylcarbamoyladenosine(37)-C(2))-methylthiotransferase MtaB; translated protein: MNAVADKKSVAFYTLGCKLNFSETSTIARDFDKQGYDRKEFDEPADIYVINTCSVTENADKRFKSIVKRAQKQNKDAFTIAVGCYAQLKPEELAAVDGVDLVLGATEKFKITDYINQLSKDEPAQIHSCEIDEADFYVGSYSIGDRTRAFLKVQDGCDYKCTYCTIPLARGISRSDTMENVLQNARDIAAQDIKEIVLTGVNIGDFGKGEFGNKLHEHTFLDLVKELDQVEGIERLRISSIEPNLLKNETIDLVSRSRAFVPHFHIPLQSGNNELLGKMKRRYNRELYVDRVNKIKEVMPDGCIGVDVIVGFPGETDAHFMDTFKFLSELNISYLHVFTYSERENTEAAVMDGVVPMNVRKKRSKMLRGLSVKKRRAFYESQLGTTKTVLWEAENKEGFIHGFTENYVKVKTYYNPELVNELQTVKLDTIDEDGIIRIALV
- a CDS encoding sialidase family protein codes for the protein MRKIFLFLLPGLLLSCKNDSTSTYQSPKEVSIQLEPISTDTLSVRALDVKDGTFWFAGNRSTYGAYHDTLGSIQKGRVVFNGNDQLELRSIAVTADYTFILTAGNPALIYRISHQNDSLALVYEESGEKVFYDSMKFWNDMDGIAMGDPQEDCFTVLTTNDGGDTWSKITCDKLPTIVEGEAAYAASNSNIALQGDHIWIATGGLAARVLHSPDHGKTWEVQETPMTSGGEMTGIYALDFYDENLGVMIGGDWNAKDNKIANKAITRDGGKTWKLIADGNGPGYCSDIAFVPQTHGNELIAVGSPGIWWSGNQGQDWKQLSTTGFYTIAMIDDQQGLLAGNNQISRFELDRK
- a CDS encoding energy transducer TonB, with translation MYRLFASLLLFNLFSFSVYAQTEISISKKNEKLLGQSYKYYSKKKFDKALNYVEKAMQESEVQDIAMASLLEGNIHFALDNLEEAKTAYLKAIQVSKPTDNAAYTAQIGLARSMTKINRRKEIETKKREREALKDSTDTKKKNKDKTAAFAIIEQVPIYPGCERKLSNAAYKSCMQEKITAHVSENFNTGVSKAIGIKGKININVQFKISAQGDVIDIYAKALNPLLEEEAIRVIQRLPNMQPGTQQGKPVNVIYGLPIIFQLN
- a CDS encoding tRNA dihydrouridine synthase, translating into MRDFKLLSSPLQGFTDFRFRNALHEFYGGIDTYYAPYIRFNGKLEIKSSYQRDLDPENNQVPELIPQVMTADADEFLLAANYIKSLGYKELNWNLGCPYPMVTKRGMGSGLICNHEGIDHILERVHAETDVTISMKMRLGYHETTEILEAFETLKKYPLKSIAVHARTGQQLYKGGVHLDAFEKCIEQSPHTLYYNGDITTVEVFQQRLERFPSIEHFMIGRGLIADPYLPLMIKQNIHEHPSDRWERFRAFHDQIFTQYDAFLQGPTPIKMKMQGFWGYFAEQFDNPQKTFKKIKKAGNTKNYQIAVNEILNSVK
- a CDS encoding RsmB/NOP family class I SAM-dependent RNA methyltransferase gives rise to the protein MRFHHNLLQATVDALHNIFNDGKYADQAIQRILKRDTRWGSRDRGFIAETTYDIVRYKRLYAAIANVKEPFKPADLWRMTAVWIVLKGHDVPAWEEYYNTPVRRIKGKFDELSAITKYRESIPDWMDEMGKEELGEELWNKEISALNQQADVVLRTNTLQTDVKTLQEKLLALEIATTTDERFPDALILKERANVFQTELFQNGLFEVQDAGSQTIAPFAQVEPGMRVMDSCAGAGGKSLHLAALMENKGQIISTDIYNGKLNELKRRARRAGAHNIETRLIDSTKVIKKLDGKMDRLVIDAPCSGLGVLRRNPDAKWKLEPEFLDNIRKTQQEILQSYSRVVKPEGMMVYATCSILPSENEKQVETFLNSESGADFELLDSQSLMAHKDGFDGFYMALMKKKK
- a CDS encoding ABC transporter substrate-binding protein, producing the protein MIIACSEGSDQIDSRTVFRYNEHANITSMDPAFAKDQRNIWACNLMYNGLVKLDNNLQVVPDIADSLGVSSDGLTYSFRLKDSVYFHDNFAFLPDRQAGAKANKTSTSLHKVTAADFKYALERLTDPSVASPGAWVMSNVKQIKAASSKELVIELKQPFPAFLGLLTMKYCSVIPEASRLVDDYDRRSNPIGTGPFYMKRWEENVKLVLRRNDHYFERDEKGAPLPYLEAVAITFKNDKQSEFLEFAQGNLDFINALDPSYKDELLTTQGDLKPAYASSVNMIKAPFLNTEYLGLQLDSDTPELQSLKLRRAINLGFDRVQMIKYLRNNIGTPATKGFIPAGLPAGGQVEGFEYDPLEAQKLVNEYRQVTGDENPQVVISTNANYLDLCEYIQKELEKIGIQVNVEVMPPSTLRQARSAGQLDIYRSSWIADYPDAENYLSLFYSDNFAPNGPNYTHFSNETYDRLYEQALANPDSKARERLYVQMDSLIIDQAAIVPLYYDQSVRFISKNVHGLETNGINILDLTRVYKTAH